The nucleotide sequence ATGAGGGTCAGCTGATTCTTAGGATGTTGTGGAAATTTTTATAGGGGGAATTCACCATGGTGGAAACGAAGATTGAAGTAGGTATGAAGCGCGAAGCTGCAGCAAAAGTGACGGAGGAGAACACCGCCATCGAGATGAAGAGCGGATCTTTGCCCGTATTCGCCACACCTGCGATGACGGCTCTGATGGAGCAGGCGGCGGCGGAACTCGTCGACGAACTTGTACCGTCCGATTGGACTTCGGTGGGCATTTCGCTCAATATCCGTCATAAGGCGGCGACGGCTCTGGGACGCAGTGTGCACGCCGAAGCGGAGGTCAAGAACTTTGATGGACGTCAGGTTACATTTGCCGTCAAGGCCTTTGACGAGGCGGGGGAGATCGGTGAGGGGCTTCATGAACGCGTTCTCGTGAACCGCGAGAAGTTCATGAGCAAAGTGTCGGCGAAATGATGGGAGCGCCTATCGGCGAGAAAACGAATCGGCAGCTTTTCCGCGAAGGCATGCGCGACGGCACTCCGATTGCGCTCGGATACCTCGTCGTGAGCTTTACGCTCGGCATAACGGCGCATAATGCAGGTC is from Selenomonas sputigena ATCC 35185 and encodes:
- a CDS encoding thioesterase family protein; protein product: MVETKIEVGMKREAAAKVTEENTAIEMKSGSLPVFATPAMTALMEQAAAELVDELVPSDWTSVGISLNIRHKAATALGRSVHAEAEVKNFDGRQVTFAVKAFDEAGEIGEGLHERVLVNREKFMSKVSAK